The segment ACCTTTGTAATAGGAATCCGCAATTGAAAAGGGAAGCTGCTCACTGTACTTCAAAACTGACACAACCTATATGTTTGCACTCAAGTAAAAATAAATCCTAGAGCAGGAGTGCCACATGCAGATGATGAAAAGGTCTGCTGAGCAATACAATCCTGCTCCACAATGCTGCATTATCTGTTAATACAAGTTACTGTAAATGCCTCCTACCCAAAGGGATCCACCCAGGCTCACCATGTGTGATGGTGTAGATACATTCATCCTCCCCCAGACCCACGCTCACACATACCCACAGATGACCACTCTTGCATTTAAACTTGTCTGTGAAAGACAGAAGTCACACATAATCAACACCAGTACATTTCCTTTTCCACACCTTGTCATTTATTTTACATCTCCttacaaaatgtttctatttttgtttCATACATCGTTGATGGGTATGTACATCAAATCACCACCGTCTACTCTTGCGGACTAACTGTTGGAGATGCACTTACGCTGTGTGGTAAGAAAAACTTCTGAATAGAGTGAACACTGTAATAAGCAACTGCTGAGGGGACCAGAACTTAGTTTCCTAGCATATGGTGGGAGTCCTTAACTAGGAAATGTAATAGCGATACTGAATCTTGGTGATACCTGAAAATGTTTACTTAAGACCATGGTTGTTTTGAGTTAGGCTGGAGCTCATTGTCTAAAAGCAACCAGTTCAGTTTGTTTTGGTACATCCACATAGCAGTTTCTTCAAGAGCAGCCAATTTGTAATCTAAACACCCTACATCTAATGGATTTACAGACTGTGCATCTGGAATTGCTTTTGATTGTACTATTGCTGATAGGACCTACATTTCCACCCCATCCAGAGAAGGCTGACTGTTACAAGATACACTGGAGAAAAGGAGAGGGTGActttttccccacccctcctccacaATCTGCTAGCTCCAGCACACATGAATAAGTCTGACAGATTCCCTCAGTATCAGTCTCTCTCTACATCATATATATGCAAGGTCACAAAGCCGCATTATGCAATACAGATTCCAGTAATGAAGTTTACAGTGATGCAAGGATCAGTGCCCTCTGTTTATCCTCAATCTCTATTACTtgtagggtacgtctacacagcaaaagagACCTACAGCTCTGAGTCTGAGCCTCCTAGTATAAGCCAGAGTCAGTTGACACAGGCTCTGAAACTCGATgctagttttgtttgtttttacagttgTATGTACCCTTAAATAAGGAGCATGGCCTGGAATAGAGGGGATACAAACATTGTTCTCTTTACTGACCATTCTGTCACTGACGCATCATAACAAAagcatggttttttgtttttttttgtttttttgaagcagTAAGCACTGTCCTTTAAATCTGAAGATATTTAAATGAACTCCCAATGGACTATATGATGTGTAGACCATCACCATGATGAATCTCACCTAGACATCATCCCAGAAGTCATCCCTCTTCTCTGGCATGACTCAGTATTCCCACATAATCTTTAGGTTTGAGGGCAGCTCTGCAGTGCATAGCTCATCAAATTTTGAGGCATCTTTGACCTGTGTGCTGTAGAAAGCTAAGACATCCCCAGCAGTGCACATCTGGTGGAGTTGTGAATTGGGGACCGCATGGCCTAGTTCTGCAGCCAGTTGTGCCAGCAGGTGATACTTTAACTTGCTTTCTTTTAGTGAAGCCTTTTGCCAGTCCTCAGAGAGTGAGGGTCCAAAAATTTCCCTGACATGAGACTCAAGACGACTCTGGAGATCCTCTGGGGGAAGGTACTTCCTACTGCGTGGTGGGGGACACGCCAGGATGGGTGGTTCTTTCACTAGAACAGCTGTTTCAACCTCCTCTGGTTCTTTCACCTTCTTCCTGTTAATCAGAAGGAAGTATTTTAAATCTCCCAGTGGCTATTGAATTGAGTGTCCTTTTCCATTTAGGTtagattcccctcctcccccgattCACACTCATTTTTGGTTTCGCTACCACAATTTGATAGCGCTTACATATGCCAGCACTGAAGACAGAGCAAGCTGTTTCCTTCACTAATTTGCATACACACTCAATACAAACATTACCACTCTGAGCCTAGTCCCAGCTTTTTCCAGAAAGCTCACCTTCAATAATATTCACGGAGCAAGTGCCCCTGCACTTTCACAGCATCTCTGTGAGGCCTCAGACTGAGGTGCTCACAATGACTGTACGAAGGTTTATGGTACTTTAGTGGCACACCTGCAGCGGGGTGTTGTGCTAATGTAGCAGCTGTCAGGTAGCCGGGCCCTGGCGGCATGTCTACGCTGCCCTTGGAGTCTGTGTAGctgagggcctgtctacactatgcagcttttagcgacaaggctgtgccaacacagccttgttgctaaaagCCAGCATATGTAAACGCTCTGTCGGTATTTTGTCGGcacttctgcagacaaaatactTCCAGTCCCACAAGTGGCGTTAGCTCTGTCAGCAGGAGACAAAGCAGTGTTCACACTGCCATTTGCTTCAGCAAAATTTGTCTTTCCCAGGGGGGCTTTTTAAAGTACCcatgaaagaaacaagctttgtCCACAACgtcgcagtgtagacaagccctaagtctacAGGACAAGCCAGGCAGATACGAGCTCTCCGCGAGCTCAGCTGCTGTGGCGCGGGCAGTGTTAGTAGGGCTACGCGGtgcccagggctggctctaggccccagcaaaacaagcaggtgcttggggtggcacatttctaggggcgccATTCCGGCGCTGGCCATGCCGCCCCTCGAAATGTggccccgccgccccagctcgcctccgcctgctcccctgagcgcaccgccgctccctttctcccccctcccttccaggcttgctgggcaggaaacagctgtttggcggcaagcctgggagggaggggggagaagccgAGAGGAGGTGCTCgggggtggagcggaggtgagctggggcggggagcggttcctacaccccccccccactacttcctgcggccccccccccgccctcgctcacctccgctccgcctgctcccctgaacgcgctccaggggagcaggcggagcggaggtgagcgagggcgggggttgcgggggtgggggaaatgcggcacgcccgggggaggaggtggggaagggggtgggaagcggtggagttggggcagagccgggaacgggcgggggcgggaagagagacggccaaaaattttttttgcttggggaagcaaaaatcctagagccggccctggccgtGCCCACTCGCTACCCGCCGCTGTCAGGCGAGCCCGGGCTGGGGAGGCGAGGAAGCTCGCGACAGCTGGCGGCAAGCTcgagcggggggcggggctgaAGGCTAGAACGAGGCTAGCGCGGCTAGGGCCGGCGGCGCGGCGGACACTCGAACCCCAGCCCCAAGCCGCCGTCCCTCCCCACTCCGGGCCCGGGCCCGGCCCCGCACCGGGCGCCTCAGCGGGAGGGGCCGAGAGTAGCTCGGCCACGGAGCCTCCCTCGCGGTTACCTCAGGCCTCCCCACAATGCCCTGCGCGGCAGGACCCCCAGACGCAGCCGCTTCCAGGGGCGCACGAGCCCACAGGCGGTAGCCATCTTGGAAGCGCCACAGAAAGACTGGCCCCGCCCCCGCACGTAAGGCCCGTGGCACGACGGGAGAGGTCGGACTATCTCGTGAGTGCGCGTTGCCTCACGGGAAGGGGAGTCATGGGCTGTTTCGGTCACGTGGGCGAGGCACGGCGCCGCGGAGCGCTCTGGGGGATGTAGTTCGCCTCGGAGCGGAGCGAGGCTGCGGCCTCCGGGGGCTCGTGCCCTGGGTGGAGCTGAGCGGGGTGAGGCCCGGAGGATGTGGGAAGGGTCTGCAGCTGCCGGGGCGCTTGTTGCCATAGCAACCGGGATGGGGCCTCCTCCGTGCccgtggggagctgctggtggtggcccagctggggcgggggagcggcGGCTCCGTGTCACGCCGGGCCCTGATCTTATGATGagttttgtgactttttttttttaaatgcttttcatAAAGCCCAGCTCTTGATCCAGAGCTGTGATTAtgtgggaatctcagctttcgcGGGGACCGGGGgcttaaagtaagtttctagccctcatgggtGTGGAGGAAAGCTGGAGAGCGTGTCCCGGTGCAGCCTGAAGACTCAACAAGAGCCCAACGTGTACTTTTCAGATCTCCGTATTTTTAGGCCTGTCTCATCATTGGGGCCTGACTCGCGGTTTTTGAACGATGACAGTGACAATACTGAGCTGCTGCGAAAGCTGCAAGCCTGAGATGGTTGTATCAGCCATGCCTTGGTTCACGGGTATTCGTGTGGTGCATGTGCTCACTTGCATCATTAAATCCCTTTGTTCAGCCTCCTGACTCAGCAATGCATTCGGTTAACAAGCCCCTACTTGGGGTACCTAGAATAGAGCCGGCAGGCAATGAGGATGGTGCATTACACGTCACCACATACTGCAGGGGGCTGACTCCAGCCCACCATTCCTTCTTGGTTGGGCTGCGAGGAGCAGCCGTTGAAACAGTTGCAGCATTCACTTTTGAATGGCAGAGGTGTTTTTCAATCTTGGGAACTTTTTGCAGAGAAATGTAATCTTTTAGGGGAAGAAAGGTACTGTTATATTGCACACAACCGTGAGTTACATAGGGTGACTTGACCAAAAGCACCCCATAGTCACACCCTATGCGCTATTGTAATTATCTTTGTACAAagataccttgtgaggtatcatttgaaaactaataacttgctggtcaataatatcttGGTGCAATGTGTGTAGTAGCATTATATGGGACATTACGAAATCCCCCTGTATGATGTTAGCACACATTCAAAACCACACAGCCATGCCTAGGCAAAGgttgttaaacaggtctatcctaaacaGAGGAATGTGTGTTTTACCTCAGTTTATATATAAATAGTAAAGTGGGTCCTCAAGATAGCAGGGAGAGAAATTGACAGAAGATGAAGCAGATTTGCATTTCTGCAAACACAGGTGGGAAGAAAGGTGCCTCCTTCACCACCCTATTCCATATTGCGTCCTTTATTGTTTGAATAATCTTTGCTTTGAGGGGAATCTTCAGAATAACCTAGTTCATGGGTTCACTAGATTATAAAAGAAAGGAGCAGAGAACCCCTAGTGATcgctctctttcacctaagaaaacAAAGGCACCAATATTGTTGGGCCTTGGGGAGAGATCCTTACCAAGGAAAGGGTCAGTCATCATCGTACTGGAAGAC is part of the Eretmochelys imbricata isolate rEreImb1 chromosome 5, rEreImb1.hap1, whole genome shotgun sequence genome and harbors:
- the MRPL50 gene encoding large ribosomal subunit protein mL50 yields the protein MATACGLVRPWKRLRLGVLPRRALWGGLRKKVKEPEEVETAVLVKEPPILACPPPRSRKYLPPEDLQSRLESHVREIFGPSLSEDWQKASLKESKLKYHLLAQLAAELGHAVPNSQLHQMCTAGDVLAFYSTQVKDASKFDELCTAELPSNLKIMWEY